Proteins from one Fragaria vesca subsp. vesca linkage group LG6, FraVesHawaii_1.0, whole genome shotgun sequence genomic window:
- the LOC101308785 gene encoding aspartic proteinase-like protein 2-like yields the protein MEPRGLGDRLGGSVVLLVVIVSALVVNVSGNLVFPVSHKFNGRQGASLSELKSHDDRRHARFLGATQNAIDVVLGGNGHPSENGLYYAKLGIGNPSHDYYVQVDTGSDVFWVMCSECSKDECPTSSEIKGVNITLYDRKSSSTSKVVTCNDNFCDLVNKQERQESDCKANETCNFKLTYGDGESTSGYYVKDDMQFQKASGNSQTSNSSGSVVFGCTTKKSGAKNNPNSAVSGLIGFGQANSSMLSQLVAAGKARNKFAHCLDNTKQGGGIWAIGEVVEPKIKNTSPIVPNQDHYNVVLEKIEVGGDVIELPKSGGGVFDNLFGSSSASDQNNMAIFDSGTTLAFLPPELQEQIVKKILAKEPGLELRTSGEFTCFEFSKKVDEIFPIVKFSFKNSASMWVYPHDYLFTLKEDDKWCHGWMKSKPGSKTSIILGDMILSNKVIVYDLEKQVIGWTDHNCSSSIKVKDDQSGSDYSVQYHNLADSDASSLRLTMSIVLLVTAAATAMLQMISI from the exons ATGGAACCAAGAGGCCTAGGGGACAGGTTGGGTGGTTCAGTTGTGTTACTGGTGGTGATTGTTTCAGCATTGGTAGTCAATGTGTCCGGTAACTTGGTTTTTCCAGTGAGCCATAAGTTTAATGGTAGACAGGGCGCATCATTGAGTGAACTTAAATCCCATGATGATCGTCGTCACGCTAGATTTCTCGGAGCCACCCAAAATGCTATAGATGTGGTTTTGGGTGGCAACGGCCATCCTTCTGAAAATGG GCTCTACTACGCTAAACTTGGGATTGGGAATCCTTCGCACGACTATTACGTGCAAGTTGATACCGGAAGTGACGTATTTTGGGTAATGTGCTCTGAGTGCAGCAAAGACGAGTGCCCAACCAGTTCTGAAATCAAAGGTGTTAACATCACACTATACGATCGAAAAAGCTCTTCCACTTCAAAGGTGGTGACTTGCAATGATAACTTTTGCGATCTCGTTAACAAACAAGAACGTCAGGAGTCCGATTGCAAGGCAAACGAGACATGCAACTTCAAGCTTACTTATGGAGATGGAGAATCAACTTCGGGATACTATGTCAAGGATGATATGCAATTTCAGAAAGCCAGCGGAAACTCTCAAACGTCCAACTCTAGTGGATCTGTAGTATTCGG GTGCACGACTAAAAAATCTGGCGCGAAAAATAACCCTAATTCAGCAGTTTCGGGGCTAATTGGTTTTGGCCAGGCCAATTCATCGATGCTTTCACAGCTAGTGGCCGCAGGAAAGGCGAGGAACAAATTTGCACATTGCTTGGATAACACGAAACAAGGTGGTGGAATCTGGGCTATAGGAGAAGTTGTGGAACCAAAAATTAAGAATACCTCACCTATAGTACCAAATCA GGATCATTACAATGTCGTGTTGGAGAAAATTGAGGTTGGAGGTGATGTTATAGAACTTCCTAAAAGTGGTGGTGGTGTTTTTGACAACTTATTTGGCAGCAGTTCAGCTTCAGACCAGAATAATATGGCAATTTTTGACAGTGGTACAACGTTGGCCTTTTTACCACCGGAGTTGCAGGAACAAATAGTGAAGAAG ATATTGGCCAAGGAGCCTGGATTGGAATTGCGTACCAGTGGGGAGTTTACATGTTTCGAGTTCTCCAAAAA AGTTGATGAAATATTTCCTATTGTCAAGTTCAGTTTCAAGAATTCTGCTTCAATGTGGGTGTATCCTCATGATTACCTCTTCACTTTGAAA GAGGACGATAAGTGGTGTCACGGTTGGATGAAATCTAAACCTGGATCAAAAACCAGCATTATTCTGGGAG ATATGATCCTTTCGAATAAGGTAATCGTATACGATCTGGAAAAGCAGGTCATTGGGTGGACGGATCACAACT GCTCTTCAAGCATAAAAGTGAAAGATGACCAGTCAGGGTCAGACTACTCTGTTCAGTACCACAATCTTGCTGATTCAGATGCTTCCAGCCTAAGACTAACAATGTCAATCGTGTTGTTAGTAACTGCTGCTGCTACGGCTATGCTGCAAATGATCTCTATATAA
- the LOC101308487 gene encoding aspartic proteinase-like protein 2-like, giving the protein MEPRGLGDKLGGLVAFAVVAVVVLISALIVNVSGNLVFPVSHKFNGRKGAPLSEFKAHDDRRHARILKATQNAVDMVLGGNGHPSQDGLYFAKLGIGNPSNDYYLQVDTGSDIFWVNCAECGEHCPTSSKIQGVKLTLYDRNSSSTSNVVTCGDNFCTKYGENHEMSQCNKPDDKCDYLIQYGDGSSTSGYFVKDDVQFQKASGNFQTSSTSASIVFGCGTNQSGLLNNPNVAVSGLLGFGQANVTLLAQLSAAGKVRNKFAHCLDNSKQGGGIWAIGEVVEPKIKYTTPMVPYKLHYNVVLEKIEVGSDVMQLPTTGGDVSDVNSTGQNTAIFDSGTTLTLLPPELQQQIEEKILAKEPGLQVYKTQEDEFTCFDYSENIDEKFPVVKFTFKNSATLLVYPHDYLFLLKEGSWCHGWMKSQPGSSQPPVILLGDMILSNKVVVYDLEQQVIGWADHNCSSSIKVKDDESGSDYSIQYHNLATSESSGILGWLNL; this is encoded by the exons ATGGAACCAAGAGGACTAGGGGACAAGTTGGGTGGTTTAGTTGCGTTTGCCGTGGTGGCGGTGGTGGTGCTTATATCGGCATTGATCGTCAATGTCTCCGGTAACTTGGTTTTTCCGGTGAGCCACAAGTTTAATGGTAGAAAGGGAGCGCCTTTGAGTGAATTTAAAGCTCATGATGATCGCCGTCACGCTAGAATTCTCAAGGCCACCCAAAATGCTGTGGACATGGTTTTAGGTGGCAACGGCCATCCTTCTCAAGATGG GCTCTACTTCGCTAAACTAGGCATTGGGAATCCTTCAAACGACTATTACTTGCAAGTTGATACCGGAAGTGACATATTTTGGGTGAACTGCGCAGAGTGTGGCGAACACTGCCCAACCAGTTCTAAAATCCAGGGTGTTAAACTCACACTTTACGATCGAAACAGCTCTTCTACTTCAAATGTGGTGACTTGTGGTGATAACTTTTGCACTAAATACGGAGAAAATCATGAGATGTCCCAGTGCAATAAGCCAGATGATAAATGCGACTACCTGATTCAATACGGAGATGGAAGTTCAACTTCTGGATACTTTGTCAAGGATGATGTGCAATTTCAGAAAGCCAGCGGAAACTTTCAAACATCCTCCACTAGTGCATCTATAGTATTCGG GTGCGGGACTAACCAATCCGGCTTGTTAAATAACCCCAATGTAGCAGTTTCCGGGCTACTTGGTTTTGGCCAGGCAAATGTAACCCTGCTTGCACAGCTCTCAGCCGCAGGAAAGGTGAGGAATAAATTTGCACATTGCTTGGATAACTCGAAACAAGGTGGTGGAATCTGGGCTATAGGAGAAGTTGTCGAACCCAAAATCAAGTACACGACACCTATGGTACCATATAA GCTTCATTACAATGTTGTGTTGGAGAAAATTGAGGTCGGAAGTGATGTTATGCAACTTCCGACTACTGGTGGCGATGTTTCTGATGTCAACAGTACGGGCCAAAATACGGCAATTTTTGACAGTGGTACAACACTGACTTTGTTACCGCCAGAGTTGCAGCAACAAATAGAGGAGAAG ATACTGGCTAAGGAGCCTGGATTGCAGGTGTATAAAACTCAGGAGGACGAGTTTACATGTTTTGATTATTCCGAAAA CATTGATGAAAAGTTTCCTGTTGTCAAGTTCACTTTCAAGAATTCCGCTACGTTGTTGGTGTATCCTCATGATTATCTGTTCTTGTTGAAA GAGGGTTCCTGGTGTCATGGTTGGATGAAATCTCAACCTGGATCATCACAACCACCCGTCATTCTTCTGGGAG ATATGATCCTTTCGAATAAGGTAGTCGTATATGATCTCGAACAGCAGGTCATTGGGTGGGCTGATCACAACT GTTCTTCAAGCATAAAAGTGAAAGACGACGAGTCAGGGTCGGACTACTCTATTCAGTACCACAATCTGGCTACCTCAGAATCTTCCGGCATATTGGGGTGGCTTAACCTTTAA
- the LOC101315444 gene encoding uncharacterized protein LOC101315444 codes for MMMIMMMNSCCTSCTSASTFTALLAATTATTTSCCLRRRQTKAAAASKSVFFISNPFSTASSFQDSHHPFLLRVTNDQGRAELCDSDKEYLRSEADRIVDGLNFGELCNEFECISSPLVESTARQLVRDILELREGNRALGTFALSVQYKDPVRSFSGRDKYKRPLWITTALEKPSVSVQEMSMLSTSVLSIKWTVKGKPKNIPVGDLIVKINSQFTLNQISGQVTQHEEFWDLSASSFISQAYFWTSRRLFAAIEGGKDLTDAVKSLSSRFPTEKQNMEIFRDPSGDPTKFFQRDDGFQRDVYQFALFVALIYFVVQLLKITL; via the exons ATGATGATGATCATGATGATGAATAGCTGCTGCACTTCTTGTACTAGTGCTTCTACTTTCACCGCGCTCCTTGCAGCAACAACCGCCACCACCACCAGCTGCTGCCTTCGCCGTCGCCAAACCAAAGCTGCTGCTGCTAGTAAATCAGTATTTTTCATCTCCAATCCTTTTAGCACTGCGTCTTCCTTCCAAGATTCACACCATCCTTTTTTACTGCGTG TAACAAATGATCAGGGCAGGGCTGAATTGTGTGACTCTGATAAAGAGTATCTGAGATCAGAGGCTGATAGAATTGTAGATGGGTTGAATTTTGGGGAGCTTTGCAATGAGTTTGAGTGCATTAGCAGCCCCTTGGTCGAGTCCACTGCTCGGCAGCTTGTCCGCGACATCCTTGAGCTTCGCGAAGGCAATCGTGCCCTTGGAACCTTTGCTCTTTCCGTTCAATACAAG GACCCCGTTAGAAGTTTTAGTGGTCGTGACAAGTACAAGAGACCACTCTGGATAACCACTGCACTGGAGAAGCCTTCTGTG AGTGTTCAAGAAATGAGCATGTTATCGACCAGTGTGCTAAGTATCAAATGGACAGTCAAAGGCAAACCCAAGAACATTCCAGTAGGAGATTTGATTGTAAAAATCAACTCCCAATTCACTCTGAACCAGATCAGTGGCCAAGTGACTCAACATGAAGAGTTTTGGGATTTATCAGCTTCTTCATTCATTTCACAAGCCTATTTCTGGACGTCGCGTCGTCTGTTTGCAGCAATTGAGGGTGGAAAAGACTTGACTGATGCAGTTAAAAGTCTTTCCAGCCGCTTCCCAACAGAAAAACAGAACATGGAAATTTTTCGCGACCCTTCTGGTGATCCAACCAAG TTCTTCCAAAGGGACGACGGTTTCCAAAGAGATGTGTATCAATTTGCTCTGTTCGTGGCACTAATCTATTTTGTTGTACAGCTTTTAAAAATAACCTTGTAA